A region from the Achromobacter seleniivolatilans genome encodes:
- a CDS encoding MFS transporter gives MTPENDPAKGGGAKCVPPDGLPTPRRYWAAATVMIGISLSVLDTTIANVALPTIAVDLNATPAQAVWVVNAYNLAVVMMLLPLSALAERIGFRRMFTFGLVLFTLASLGCALAGTLWQLTAARVFQGVGAATLMCMFGGLVRNIYPLKMLGRGISINATTVAVMSVLGPTIGSAILEVAPWPWIFAVNLPICILAMFGLRHLPEVPRNDVKLDWFSALLCMITLGVFISGVDMMGEDLLRGIGLVAIAAVVGVALVRRASKQPAPLVPVDLLRIRPLAFAVGASACTFAAQMASYVSLPFYFQQVLGRPYLEVGLLMGAWPVGTALIAPLAGRLSDRYSAATLSGVGAAGMVAGMLWLALLPTTASNGVIVVGMFVAGVGFGFFQTPNNRAMLSAAPRSRSGAAGGLQATTRVFGQSFGTALVAIAFSVSVAHGPGLALVLGTFCAALAVVVNTVRFSKLRP, from the coding sequence TGATAGGCATCAGCCTGTCTGTGCTGGACACCACCATCGCCAACGTGGCGCTGCCCACGATTGCCGTTGATCTGAACGCAACACCTGCCCAGGCGGTATGGGTCGTCAACGCCTACAACCTGGCGGTGGTGATGATGCTGCTGCCCTTGTCGGCGCTGGCCGAGCGTATCGGCTTTCGCCGCATGTTCACGTTTGGCCTCGTGCTATTCACCCTGGCTTCTCTGGGGTGCGCGCTGGCTGGCACGCTGTGGCAGTTGACGGCAGCGCGCGTGTTCCAGGGCGTGGGCGCCGCGACCCTGATGTGTATGTTCGGCGGTCTGGTGCGCAACATCTATCCCCTGAAAATGCTGGGACGCGGGATCAGTATCAACGCCACCACGGTGGCCGTGATGTCGGTCCTGGGCCCCACTATCGGGTCCGCCATTCTGGAAGTGGCGCCGTGGCCGTGGATCTTCGCGGTCAACTTGCCGATCTGCATTCTGGCCATGTTCGGGCTGCGTCATCTGCCCGAAGTGCCGCGCAATGACGTCAAGCTGGATTGGTTCAGCGCCCTGCTGTGCATGATTACGCTGGGCGTGTTCATTTCTGGCGTGGACATGATGGGCGAGGATCTGCTGCGCGGCATCGGTCTGGTGGCGATTGCAGCGGTGGTCGGCGTGGCGCTGGTGCGCCGGGCCAGCAAGCAGCCGGCTCCCTTGGTACCGGTCGACTTGCTTCGCATCCGCCCGCTGGCGTTTGCCGTGGGCGCATCAGCCTGCACCTTTGCCGCGCAGATGGCGTCGTATGTGTCGCTGCCTTTCTACTTTCAGCAGGTGCTGGGCCGGCCCTACCTTGAGGTCGGCTTGCTGATGGGCGCCTGGCCCGTGGGGACGGCCCTCATCGCTCCGCTCGCCGGACGCCTGTCCGACCGTTATTCCGCCGCCACCCTCAGTGGCGTGGGGGCGGCTGGCATGGTGGCGGGCATGTTGTGGTTGGCGCTCTTGCCCACCACGGCGTCCAATGGGGTCATCGTGGTGGGCATGTTCGTGGCGGGCGTGGGTTTTGGCTTCTTTCAAACCCCGAATAACCGCGCCATGCTGTCGGCGGCGCCCCGCTCACGCAGTGGCGCCGCAGGCGGCTTGCAAGCCACGACCCGGGTGTTCGGTCAGAGCTTTGGCACGGCGCTGGTGGCCATCGCCTTCAGCGTCAGCGTTGCGCATGGCCCGGGGCTGGCGCTGGTGCTGGGGACGTTTTGCGCCGCCCTGGCGGTGGTGGTAAATACGGTCCGTTTCAGCAAGCTGCGGCCCTAG